In one window of Tenacibaculum mesophilum DNA:
- a CDS encoding DUF6427 family protein, with protein MLANFFGKSKPINFIVLFVLFLGYFVLSIFSKQLSFNLIKELGLFLVVFSVYNFILAKNLLTYDNSFAFLFFVILIGFFPDTIQINKTFYANLTILLFLRKVYSLQSSKNMLHKLFDGGLWLGVSFLIEPYAPLLLILLYLSIFLHQRFTYQTLLTPIIAFCSPVFLYFTYYFWYDNLEKFWLLFDWDFYPDLSFYSHEKYLFPILFISFFLIASIFLKSPKALAIKNKFRKNWILILTHLVITTAILLLVQDGSGSEFLYVLFPVSVILANGIEFFQKKWYADVIILLFLIVSFTMSAIA; from the coding sequence ATGTTAGCCAATTTTTTCGGTAAATCTAAGCCTATAAATTTTATTGTACTGTTTGTACTGTTTTTAGGGTATTTTGTTTTAAGTATTTTTTCTAAGCAATTATCTTTTAATTTAATTAAAGAACTTGGTTTGTTTTTAGTTGTTTTTTCTGTATACAACTTTATTCTTGCCAAGAATTTATTGACTTATGATAATTCTTTTGCTTTTTTGTTTTTTGTTATACTAATAGGTTTTTTTCCTGATACTATACAGATAAATAAAACTTTTTATGCTAACTTAACTATACTTCTTTTTTTACGAAAAGTATACAGTTTACAGTCTTCAAAAAACATGCTGCATAAATTGTTTGATGGTGGTTTATGGCTTGGAGTATCGTTTTTAATAGAACCTTATGCTCCTTTATTATTAATATTACTTTACCTATCTATATTTTTGCATCAACGATTTACTTATCAAACATTATTAACTCCTATAATTGCTTTTTGCTCTCCTGTTTTTTTATACTTCACCTACTATTTTTGGTATGATAACCTTGAAAAATTTTGGTTACTTTTTGATTGGGATTTTTACCCTGATTTAAGCTTTTATTCTCATGAAAAGTATTTGTTCCCTATTCTTTTCATAAGCTTTTTTTTAATAGCTTCTATTTTTTTAAAAAGCCCAAAGGCACTTGCTATTAAAAATAAATTTAGAAAAAACTGGATATTAATTCTTACTCATCTTGTAATAACTACAGCTATTTTACTTTTAGTTCAAGACGGTTCTGGAAGTGAGTTTTTATATGTATTATTCCCTGTTTCTGTTATTTTAGCTAATGGAATTGAGTTTTTTCAAAAAAAATGGTATGCTGATGTTATTATTCTCTTATTCTTAATAGTATCTTTTACAATGAGTGCTATTGCATAA
- a CDS encoding DUF6341 family protein yields MIAGNIFRWIGSLFTDFLFAPFNWLRLTLAKSDAGWWTSNAVNWFFLLVLLVLFAYWMKEAARFKREGTEDRA; encoded by the coding sequence ATGATAGCAGGCAATATTTTTAGATGGATTGGTAGTTTATTTACCGACTTTTTATTTGCACCATTCAATTGGTTACGCTTAACGTTAGCTAAATCAGATGCAGGTTGGTGGACTTCAAACGCTGTAAACTGGTTCTTTTTATTAGTGTTATTAGTGTTATTTGCATATTGGATGAAAGAAGCTGCTCGTTTTAAAAGAGAAGGAACAGAAGATAGAGCCTAA
- the trmB gene encoding tRNA (guanosine(46)-N7)-methyltransferase TrmB, whose protein sequence is MGSKNKLKRFKENETFVNVIQPTREEVINDFSYKGKWNTFFKNDNPIVLELGCGKGEYTIALAEKNPDKNFIGIDIKGARFWRGAKTALENNMENVAFIRTQIELVDYIFAENEVSEIWITFPDPQIKYKRTKHRMTNSEFLKKYHGILNSEGTVNLKTDSEFMHGYTLGLLHGEGHEILHANHDVYKNVYSPEEVTGTQTFYEKQYLEIGKPITYIKFKLNY, encoded by the coding sequence TTGGGAAGCAAAAATAAATTAAAACGTTTCAAAGAAAATGAAACGTTTGTTAACGTTATTCAACCAACACGCGAAGAAGTAATTAACGATTTTTCTTATAAAGGAAAATGGAATACTTTTTTTAAAAACGACAATCCAATAGTTTTAGAGCTAGGTTGTGGTAAAGGTGAGTACACGATTGCTTTAGCAGAAAAAAATCCTGATAAAAACTTTATTGGAATTGATATTAAAGGCGCACGATTTTGGCGTGGAGCTAAAACAGCACTAGAAAATAACATGGAAAATGTAGCTTTTATTAGAACACAAATAGAGTTAGTAGATTATATTTTTGCTGAAAATGAAGTTTCTGAAATTTGGATTACTTTCCCAGATCCTCAAATAAAATATAAGCGTACTAAACATCGTATGACGAATTCTGAGTTTTTAAAGAAATACCATGGTATTTTAAATTCAGAAGGAACAGTTAATCTAAAAACTGATAGTGAATTCATGCATGGTTACACTTTAGGTTTATTGCATGGAGAAGGTCACGAAATTTTGCACGCTAATCACGATGTGTATAAAAATGTGTACAGTCCAGAAGAGGTAACCGGTACGCAAACATTCTACGAAAAACAATATTTAGAAATCGGAAAACCGATTACTTATATAAAATTTAAACTTAATTACTAA
- a CDS encoding MGMT family protein — protein MADKNFFEKVYEVARLIPHGRVTSYGAIATYLGAARSARMVGWAMNNSSEKEVPAHRVVNRKGLLTGKHHFDGTNLMQQLLESEGIEVVENQIQDFEKVFWNPSEEL, from the coding sequence ATGGCAGATAAAAATTTCTTCGAAAAAGTGTACGAAGTAGCACGTTTAATACCACATGGAAGAGTTACAAGTTATGGAGCCATAGCTACCTATTTAGGAGCAGCTCGTTCAGCAAGAATGGTTGGCTGGGCAATGAATAACTCTTCAGAAAAAGAAGTACCAGCGCATCGAGTAGTTAATAGAAAAGGATTATTAACAGGAAAACATCATTTTGACGGAACAAATCTTATGCAACAATTGTTAGAAAGTGAAGGAATAGAGGTGGTTGAGAATCAAATTCAAGATTTTGAAAAGGTATTTTGGAATCCAAGTGAAGAATTGTGA
- a CDS encoding DUF4269 domain-containing protein, translated as MINFRDITYLKEGTVRQKEAHKVLLELNIFELLKHFNPILVGTIPINIDVDSSDLDIICQSDNHEEFVKVVSENYGEFSRFEIKTIPSYKNLKTTIITLEYKTFPIEIFVQNKQPEKQDSYLHMLIEYQVLLKEGKEFRSKIIALKQQGFKTEPAFAQLLGLEGNPYEVLLTYGFEKGYIS; from the coding sequence GTGATAAACTTCAGAGATATAACATACTTAAAAGAAGGAACTGTCCGTCAAAAAGAAGCTCATAAAGTATTATTAGAGCTGAATATTTTTGAACTATTAAAACACTTCAATCCTATTTTAGTGGGTACTATACCCATAAATATTGATGTAGACTCAAGTGATTTAGATATTATTTGTCAAAGTGATAATCATGAAGAGTTTGTAAAAGTTGTGAGCGAAAACTATGGAGAGTTTTCAAGGTTTGAAATAAAGACGATACCATCATACAAAAACTTAAAAACAACAATCATTACACTTGAGTATAAAACCTTTCCAATAGAGATTTTTGTGCAGAATAAACAGCCAGAAAAGCAAGACTCATATCTACATATGCTTATCGAATATCAAGTATTGTTAAAAGAAGGAAAAGAATTCAGGTCTAAAATTATAGCTCTAAAACAACAAGGATTTAAAACTGAACCAGCGTTTGCGCAACTTTTAGGTCTAGAGGGTAATCCGTATGAAGTGTTATTAACATACGGGTTTGAGAAAGGTTATATTTCTTGA